From a single Spongiibacter taiwanensis genomic region:
- a CDS encoding DUF4265 domain-containing protein: MTNADFADQETRVELLAGIHPENRQPIFEQILATPAEGENEYRLLKSPLFVRGIAAQDIVRINPDSRGRFELVQRSGILALRVFFKQPDADLENQLTAELEKLGGSQDILTERALVYSIHFGVGFQAIEALINRMTAGKPVQWMYGNVYHAETGEPLNWWQDMLQA; this comes from the coding sequence ATGACCAACGCCGATTTCGCCGATCAGGAAACCCGGGTCGAATTGCTTGCCGGGATTCACCCCGAAAATCGCCAACCCATCTTCGAACAAATCCTGGCCACCCCTGCCGAGGGTGAAAACGAATACCGCCTGCTCAAATCCCCCCTGTTTGTGCGGGGTATCGCCGCGCAGGACATTGTGCGCATCAATCCTGACTCCCGGGGACGTTTTGAGCTGGTGCAGCGCAGCGGCATTCTGGCGCTGCGGGTCTTTTTTAAGCAGCCCGATGCCGATCTGGAAAACCAACTCACAGCCGAGCTGGAAAAACTTGGCGGCAGCCAGGACATTCTCACCGAGCGGGCGCTGGTGTACAGCATTCACTTTGGCGTGGGCTTTCAAGCCATCGAGGCACTGATCAACCGCATGACCGCAGGCAAACCCGTCCAATGGATGTACGGCAACGTATACCATGCCGAAACCGGCGAGCCGCTGAACTGGTGGCAAGATATGCTTCAGGCCTGA
- the yaaA gene encoding peroxide stress protein YaaA: MLVVISPAKTLDFDTPPHIDQHTQPDFLKQSRQLIGELQQLNPEQISSLMSISGKLGELNHQRFMNWKTPFKPTNAKPAALAFRGDVYTGLDADSLTEDDFAFAQDHLRILSGLYGLLRPLDLIQPYRLEMGTRFQNTGGDNLYQFWGDRLTQALNKQLKEAGPVLINLASKEYFSAVQPGKLNADVITPVFKDCKNGKYKIISFYAKKARGLMSAYIIKHRLTDPEGLKAFDSEGYYFSPEQSTAREWVFLREEA; encoded by the coding sequence ATGCTAGTTGTTATCTCCCCCGCCAAAACCCTCGATTTTGACACGCCGCCCCACATCGACCAGCACACCCAGCCGGATTTTCTCAAACAATCCCGGCAACTGATTGGCGAGCTGCAACAGCTCAACCCCGAGCAGATTTCCTCGCTGATGAGCATCAGCGGCAAATTGGGTGAGCTGAACCACCAGCGCTTTATGAACTGGAAAACACCCTTCAAGCCCACCAACGCCAAGCCTGCCGCCCTGGCCTTTCGCGGCGATGTCTACACCGGCCTGGATGCCGACAGCTTGACCGAGGACGACTTCGCCTTTGCCCAAGACCACCTGCGGATCTTGTCAGGCCTGTATGGTCTGTTGCGGCCACTCGACCTGATCCAGCCCTACCGGTTGGAAATGGGCACCCGCTTTCAAAACACTGGCGGCGACAACCTCTACCAGTTTTGGGGCGACCGTCTGACCCAAGCCCTGAACAAACAGTTGAAGGAAGCCGGCCCGGTGCTGATCAACCTGGCTTCAAAGGAATATTTCTCCGCCGTTCAGCCCGGCAAGCTCAACGCTGACGTTATTACCCCAGTGTTTAAAGACTGCAAAAACGGCAAATACAAAATTATCAGCTTCTACGCCAAGAAAGCCCGAGGGCTGATGAGCGCCTACATTATCAAACATCGGCTCACCGACCCCGAGGGCCTGAAGGCCTTTGACAGTGAGGGCTACTACTTCAGCCCCGAGCAATCGACAGCAAGGGAGTGGGTATTTTTGCGAGAGGAGGCTTGA
- a CDS encoding SDR family oxidoreductase, whose product MARHFAAKGHHLALCARRIEQLESLKASLCAAHPDITVVVHALDVCDHQQVFSVFERSREQLGGLDRVVVNAGMGKGASLGIGHEAANRKTAETNFLAAITQCEAAMAIFRQQGRGHLVTISSMSALRGFPGSGSVYAATKAGLRTLSEGLRADVYGTDIRVSCILPGFILTPINEDLRRAPFRVGLEEGVAAMVRAIDTEKGEAWVPAWPWRPVGWVMKWLPLRVLAKMR is encoded by the coding sequence ATGGCCCGGCACTTTGCCGCAAAGGGTCATCATCTCGCATTGTGCGCGCGCCGGATTGAGCAGCTAGAATCCTTGAAGGCCTCCCTTTGCGCGGCGCATCCCGATATTACGGTGGTGGTGCATGCCTTGGATGTCTGCGATCACCAGCAGGTGTTCTCGGTGTTTGAACGAAGCCGGGAGCAGCTCGGTGGCCTCGACCGGGTGGTTGTGAACGCTGGAATGGGCAAGGGCGCGTCGCTGGGCATCGGGCATGAAGCGGCTAATCGTAAAACAGCGGAAACCAACTTTCTCGCGGCGATAACCCAATGCGAGGCAGCAATGGCGATTTTCCGTCAGCAGGGACGCGGGCATTTGGTCACCATCTCGTCCATGAGTGCGCTGCGCGGGTTTCCCGGCTCGGGCAGCGTTTATGCCGCGACCAAAGCCGGCTTGCGAACCCTGTCTGAAGGCTTGCGCGCCGATGTTTACGGCACGGATATCCGGGTCAGCTGCATCTTACCCGGGTTCATCCTCACACCTATCAATGAAGACCTCAGACGGGCACCCTTTCGAGTTGGTCTGGAGGAAGGTGTGGCAGCGATGGTCAGGGCCATCGATACAGAGAAAGGGGAGGCCTGGGTGCCCGCCTGGCCTTGGCGACCAGTGGGCTGGGTGATGAAATGGTTGCCGCTGCGGGTGTTGGCCAAAATGCGCTAG
- a CDS encoding MAPEG family protein, with protein MNPISPMLTPVFILVLWSIVVLFWMASARLPAIKKARLGPTAGERTAELATQLDRRVQFKADNYNHLMEQPTLFYAMAVAMAVAGLDQGLNLYLAWFYVASRIVHSIIQCTSNVVMVRFSVFLVGTLALLVMGVNGLLATL; from the coding sequence ATGAATCCCATTTCCCCCATGCTCACGCCGGTGTTTATTCTGGTGCTGTGGAGTATCGTCGTTTTGTTCTGGATGGCTTCGGCTCGGCTACCCGCCATAAAGAAAGCACGTCTCGGGCCCACGGCTGGCGAGCGCACTGCGGAACTTGCCACCCAGTTGGACCGGCGGGTGCAGTTCAAAGCCGACAACTACAATCATTTGATGGAGCAGCCAACACTGTTCTACGCGATGGCAGTTGCCATGGCGGTCGCCGGCCTGGATCAGGGCCTGAACCTTTACCTCGCCTGGTTCTATGTTGCCAGCCGCATTGTGCACAGCATTATTCAATGCACATCCAATGTGGTGATGGTGCGCTTCAGTGTATTTCTTGTTGGCACACTGGCGCTGCTGGTAATGGGAGTTAACGGACTACTGGCTACCCTGTAG
- a CDS encoding SDR family oxidoreductase, which yields MMTKRVFVTGGASGLGLALARCFARGGYRVCIGDIQSARGQSSLAELATLVTPDCDPHYLHCDVTDDASIAEAAAWLLANWGGVDVVVNNAGVAAAGSIEGLSVQDWHWLLNINLLGVVRGCQVFAPLLQTQGGGHIVNVASLAGLVHPPSMSAYCASKAAVVALSESLGYELAPVGVSVSVVCPSFFRTNLAESVRASDESARLMTEKLVNRAKHSADEVAAVIYKGIQRRDPLIIPQAEARAIFRLKRWLPGGLYRRLMLSRTAGMAARRG from the coding sequence ATGATGACTAAGCGTGTATTTGTTACCGGTGGTGCATCCGGTCTGGGGTTGGCGCTGGCGCGCTGTTTTGCCCGAGGGGGCTATCGTGTCTGCATTGGCGATATTCAGTCTGCTCGTGGGCAGTCGTCGTTGGCGGAATTGGCGACCCTGGTGACACCCGATTGTGATCCCCATTACCTACATTGCGACGTGACGGATGACGCTTCAATTGCTGAAGCGGCAGCGTGGTTGTTGGCGAATTGGGGCGGTGTGGACGTGGTGGTTAACAATGCCGGTGTTGCTGCCGCGGGCAGTATAGAGGGCCTGTCCGTTCAGGATTGGCACTGGCTGCTGAATATCAATCTGCTCGGGGTGGTCAGGGGGTGTCAGGTTTTTGCGCCCCTGCTACAAACGCAGGGGGGCGGTCACATCGTCAATGTTGCATCGCTGGCGGGGCTGGTCCATCCGCCGAGTATGTCAGCTTACTGCGCCTCCAAGGCCGCAGTGGTTGCTCTGTCGGAGTCCCTTGGTTACGAGCTGGCGCCGGTAGGGGTATCGGTGTCGGTGGTTTGCCCATCGTTTTTCCGCACCAACCTGGCCGAGTCGGTGAGAGCCTCCGATGAAAGCGCCCGCTTGATGACCGAAAAATTGGTGAACCGAGCAAAGCACAGCGCCGATGAGGTGGCGGCGGTTATTTACAAGGGTATCCAACGGCGAGACCCGCTGATTATTCCCCAGGCCGAGGCCCGGGCAATCTTCCGTCTGAAACGGTGGCTTCCCGGCGGCCTGTATCGGCGTTTGATGCTCAGCCGAACGGCGGGCATGGCGGCTCGCCGGGGCTAA
- a CDS encoding malic enzyme-like NAD(P)-binding protein, whose amino-acid sequence MSKDVKQAALDYHALPTPGKIGITLTKPAETQRDLSLAYSPGVAEPVREIARDPVNVYKYTSKGNLVAVISNGTAILGLGDLGPMASKPVMEGKALLFKRFADIDSIDIEVDAEDSQAFIDTVKRISCTFGGINLEDIKAPECFEIERLLIEQCNIPVFHDDQHGTAIVTAAGMLNALEIQGKDIASARIVCLGAGSAAIACMRLLVALGAQYQNIYMIDRRGVIYPGREGLNKYKKEFENDTDARTLSDAIKDADVFVGLSGANLLSEDMLRSMAPKPIVFACSNPDPEIQPELALSVRDDLIMATGRSDYPNQVNNVLGFPFIFRGALDVRSTAINEEMKVAAVHAIRELAKEPVPQVVIDACGVEGLSFGPEYIIPKPVDRRLLGVVSAAVAQAAVDSGVAQLPYPAHYPLK is encoded by the coding sequence ATGTCCAAAGATGTAAAACAAGCGGCTCTGGATTATCACGCCCTGCCCACACCGGGCAAAATCGGTATCACGCTGACAAAACCAGCCGAGACCCAACGCGATTTGTCATTGGCCTACAGCCCCGGCGTTGCCGAACCCGTACGGGAAATTGCCCGTGATCCGGTCAATGTTTACAAGTACACCAGCAAGGGCAACCTGGTTGCGGTAATTTCTAACGGCACTGCCATTCTTGGCCTGGGTGATCTTGGCCCCATGGCCAGCAAGCCGGTAATGGAAGGCAAGGCGTTGCTGTTCAAACGTTTTGCTGACATAGACTCGATTGATATCGAAGTGGATGCCGAAGACAGTCAGGCGTTTATCGATACCGTTAAGCGGATTTCGTGCACCTTCGGCGGTATTAATCTGGAAGACATCAAAGCGCCCGAGTGCTTCGAAATTGAGCGGCTGCTGATCGAGCAATGCAATATCCCGGTTTTTCATGATGACCAGCACGGCACTGCTATCGTGACTGCGGCCGGTATGCTCAATGCCCTGGAAATTCAGGGTAAAGACATTGCCTCGGCCAGGATTGTTTGCCTGGGTGCCGGTTCGGCGGCTATCGCCTGTATGCGTCTGTTAGTCGCGCTGGGCGCGCAGTACCAGAATATTTATATGATCGACCGTCGCGGTGTGATTTACCCCGGACGGGAAGGATTGAACAAGTACAAGAAAGAGTTCGAGAACGACACCGACGCTCGCACCCTGAGCGACGCCATCAAAGATGCTGACGTGTTTGTGGGGCTCTCTGGCGCAAACCTGCTCAGCGAAGACATGCTTCGCTCAATGGCGCCCAAACCCATCGTGTTTGCCTGCTCGAATCCCGACCCCGAGATTCAGCCTGAACTGGCACTGTCGGTGCGGGATGACCTGATTATGGCCACGGGCCGGTCTGATTACCCCAATCAGGTGAACAATGTGCTGGGCTTCCCCTTCATCTTCCGTGGCGCGCTGGATGTTCGTTCGACCGCAATCAATGAAGAGATGAAAGTGGCTGCGGTACATGCCATTCGTGAGCTGGCCAAGGAGCCCGTGCCCCAGGTGGTGATTGATGCCTGTGGTGTTGAGGGCTTGAGCTTTGGCCCGGAATACATCATTCCCAAGCCGGTGGATCGCCGTTTGCTGGGTGTGGTGTCGGCCGCCGTTGCCCAGGCGGCGGTTGATAGTGGTGTGGCGCAGCTGCCGTACCCGGCCCACTACCCCCTGAAGTAA
- a CDS encoding thermonuclease family protein: MSITDGDTLRLGDGRRLRLLAINAPELGREGRSDDPFAVTAKQTLAAKITNQRVFLHDHGEDRYGRRLVSVFQRADGGHLGAEMLAAGMAWYIAVPPQVSPYRACLRRIEAMAAAQKIGVWSQPALRSTALTMRDQGFQRVTGRLLRIDRSRSAMWLEMEGDLVLRLANADRPHFSQDLDTLVGRQLEVRGWLMSRRPPRPEMARFKMDLRHPDMLNCLDCP; the protein is encoded by the coding sequence GTGTCCATCACGGACGGCGATACCCTCCGGTTGGGCGATGGTCGACGTCTCAGATTGCTGGCGATTAATGCGCCGGAGCTGGGGCGAGAGGGGCGCTCCGACGACCCCTTTGCTGTCACAGCCAAGCAAACTCTGGCAGCTAAGATCACAAATCAGCGGGTGTTTTTGCACGACCATGGCGAGGATCGCTACGGTCGGCGTCTGGTATCAGTATTTCAGCGCGCTGATGGCGGCCACTTGGGGGCCGAGATGTTGGCCGCTGGTATGGCCTGGTATATTGCCGTGCCACCGCAGGTTTCACCTTATCGGGCGTGTTTGCGGCGGATAGAAGCGATGGCTGCAGCGCAGAAGATCGGCGTATGGTCGCAGCCGGCGCTGCGATCGACGGCGCTGACGATGCGCGATCAGGGGTTTCAGCGCGTAACCGGGCGCCTGCTGCGTATTGACCGCAGCCGCAGCGCGATGTGGTTGGAGATGGAGGGCGATTTGGTACTGCGGTTGGCAAACGCAGATCGGCCCCATTTCTCGCAGGACCTCGATACCTTGGTGGGGCGTCAGCTTGAAGTGCGGGGCTGGCTGATGTCACGGAGACCGCCCCGGCCGGAAATGGCGCGCTTTAAAATGGATTTGCGTCATCCGGATATGCTGAACTGTTTGGATTGCCCATAA
- the rpmE gene encoding 50S ribosomal protein L31, which translates to MQADIHPKYEAISVTCSCGNSFQTRSTLAEDLHVDVCSACHPFYTGKQKMLDTGGRVDRFRKRFGSRGVKS; encoded by the coding sequence ATGCAAGCCGATATCCATCCGAAGTATGAAGCAATCAGCGTGACCTGTAGCTGTGGTAACAGCTTCCAGACTCGCTCCACCCTGGCTGAAGACCTGCACGTTGATGTGTGCTCAGCTTGCCACCCTTTCTACACTGGCAAGCAGAAAATGCTGGATACCGGTGGTCGCGTGGATCGCTTCCGCAAGCGTTTCGGTAGCCGCGGCGTTAAATCTTAA
- a CDS encoding primosomal protein N' gives MQKLVTVANPSPLRKQFDYLWPESWPAPRPGERVLVPFGNRRVVGLVTAIRRHSDVDASKLKAVVQRLDDDQPAIGKDLLDLAQWSARYYHHPLGECLQQMLPVLLRRAETPKAATLTAWQLNPEIADLPPLSKRAHQQQALLAAVTEHGQLSKRQIKAMGYTGDILNKLIRGKYLQACTPIPPPPPTADRPLTLNEEQHCAVQAVVGGLGAFNRFLLEGVTGSGKTEVYLQVIAECLQRGDQALVLIPEIGLTPQTLARFERRFPGQVSALHSGLSDSERLNNWQAIRTGERQIVLGTRSAVLSDFARLGVIIVDEEHDPSYKQQDGWHYSARDIAVKRAADWQCPVLLASATPSLDSLYNTQAGRYQHLKLVNRAGQAQAPTLRLLDIRQQTLEQGLSPLVIDQLSDNLRQGNQSLVFLNRRGFAPLLQCHSCGWMADCDACDARMTVHFRRRELRCHHCDARKALPTHCPQCGNTSLIYDGPGTERLELALQQHFPEAPVIRIDRDTTSNKGSMTNLLTDIQQGAPGILVGTQMLAKGHHFPDVTLVAVVDIDGGLFSPDFRAAERCGQLLLQVAGRAGRGDKPGTVLIQTHCPEHPVLLDLVQRGYSEFAQALLGERKLLNLPPCGYMAVMRCDARQLDQAMQFLQQVSHHANGAVPGCDVIGPLPAAMARRAGRYRASIIFQSSQRQRLHQALDLAIAQGERQRRKADLRWSVDVDPLEVF, from the coding sequence ATGCAAAAACTGGTCACCGTCGCCAACCCCAGTCCCCTGCGCAAGCAATTTGACTACCTCTGGCCCGAGAGCTGGCCGGCGCCCCGGCCGGGAGAGCGGGTACTGGTGCCCTTCGGAAACCGCCGGGTCGTTGGCCTGGTCACCGCGATCCGCCGCCACAGCGACGTCGATGCCAGCAAACTCAAAGCGGTGGTCCAGCGCCTCGATGATGACCAGCCTGCCATCGGCAAGGATCTACTCGACCTGGCCCAGTGGTCCGCCCGCTACTATCACCATCCGCTGGGGGAGTGCCTCCAGCAAATGCTGCCCGTGCTGCTGCGCCGGGCCGAAACGCCCAAGGCGGCAACCCTCACCGCCTGGCAGCTCAACCCTGAAATCGCTGACTTGCCACCGCTGTCCAAACGGGCCCACCAGCAGCAAGCGCTACTCGCAGCAGTGACAGAGCACGGCCAACTAAGCAAGCGCCAAATTAAAGCCATGGGCTACACCGGCGATATTCTCAACAAGCTTATCCGGGGCAAATATTTGCAGGCCTGCACACCCATACCGCCCCCACCGCCCACCGCCGACCGCCCTTTGACCCTCAATGAGGAACAGCACTGCGCCGTGCAGGCCGTGGTTGGCGGCCTTGGCGCCTTCAATCGATTTTTGCTGGAAGGGGTTACCGGCAGCGGCAAGACCGAGGTCTACCTGCAAGTCATTGCCGAGTGCCTTCAGCGCGGCGACCAAGCCCTCGTTCTGATTCCCGAAATTGGCCTGACACCCCAAACGCTGGCGCGTTTTGAACGCCGCTTTCCAGGTCAGGTAAGTGCACTGCACTCCGGCCTCAGCGACAGTGAGCGGCTGAACAACTGGCAAGCGATTCGCACCGGCGAGCGTCAGATTGTGTTGGGCACCCGCTCGGCAGTGCTCAGCGACTTCGCCCGACTCGGCGTCATTATTGTGGACGAGGAGCACGACCCCTCCTATAAACAACAAGACGGCTGGCATTACTCCGCCAGGGACATTGCCGTAAAGCGCGCAGCTGACTGGCAATGCCCGGTGCTGCTAGCCAGCGCCACACCCAGCCTCGACAGCCTCTACAACACCCAGGCTGGGCGCTATCAACATTTGAAGTTGGTCAACCGCGCGGGGCAAGCTCAGGCGCCGACCTTGCGTTTGCTGGATATTCGCCAGCAAACCCTGGAACAGGGTTTGAGCCCACTGGTCATCGATCAACTCAGCGACAATCTCCGCCAGGGCAATCAAAGCCTGGTGTTTTTGAACCGCCGCGGCTTCGCCCCGCTGCTGCAGTGCCACAGTTGCGGTTGGATGGCCGACTGCGATGCCTGCGATGCTCGCATGACCGTTCACTTTCGCCGCCGGGAACTGCGCTGTCACCATTGCGATGCCCGCAAGGCACTGCCCACCCACTGCCCCCAATGCGGCAATACATCGTTGATCTACGACGGTCCCGGCACCGAGCGACTGGAGCTGGCACTCCAACAGCACTTCCCCGAGGCACCGGTAATCCGCATCGATCGGGATACCACCTCCAATAAAGGCAGCATGACCAACCTGCTGACCGATATTCAACAGGGAGCGCCGGGAATATTGGTGGGCACCCAAATGCTGGCCAAGGGGCATCATTTTCCCGACGTCACCCTGGTTGCCGTGGTCGACATTGACGGCGGCCTGTTCAGCCCGGATTTTCGCGCCGCCGAGCGCTGCGGCCAATTACTGCTGCAGGTCGCCGGGCGCGCGGGCCGGGGCGACAAACCCGGCACCGTTTTGATTCAGACCCACTGTCCCGAACACCCGGTGCTGCTCGACCTCGTCCAGCGGGGCTATTCCGAATTCGCCCAGGCATTGCTCGGCGAGCGAAAACTCCTCAATCTGCCGCCCTGCGGCTATATGGCAGTAATGCGCTGCGATGCCCGCCAACTCGACCAGGCCATGCAGTTTCTCCAGCAGGTCAGTCACCACGCCAACGGCGCCGTCCCCGGCTGTGATGTGATCGGCCCCCTCCCCGCCGCAATGGCCCGCCGGGCAGGCCGCTATCGCGCCAGCATCATTTTTCAAAGCAGCCAACGCCAGCGACTCCACCAGGCCCTGGATTTGGCCATCGCCCAGGGAGAAAGGCAGCGCCGCAAGGCCGATCTGCGTTGGTCGGTGGATGTGGATCCCCTGGAGGTGTTCTGA
- a CDS encoding EVE domain-containing protein: protein MQYWLMKSEPDTFGIDDLKSRGREHWDGVRNYQARNFMRDQMRKGDKIFFYHSACSEPGIAGIASVVKEAYPDHTAQNPESKYYDPKASADDPRWYMVDVKFEKKLKRLIPLGELKRNPALEGMTLLKKGNRLSIMPVEEAHWQAILAMV, encoded by the coding sequence ATGCAGTACTGGTTGATGAAGTCCGAGCCCGACACCTTTGGTATCGACGACTTAAAAAGCAGGGGGCGGGAGCATTGGGATGGCGTGCGCAATTATCAGGCGCGCAACTTCATGCGCGACCAGATGCGCAAGGGCGATAAGATTTTTTTCTATCATTCGGCCTGCAGTGAGCCAGGTATTGCCGGCATTGCCTCGGTGGTGAAAGAAGCCTATCCGGATCACACCGCCCAGAATCCAGAGTCCAAGTACTACGACCCCAAAGCCAGCGCCGACGACCCCCGCTGGTATATGGTTGACGTGAAATTCGAGAAAAAGCTCAAGCGATTGATCCCCCTCGGCGAGCTAAAGCGGAACCCGGCCCTGGAAGGCATGACCCTGCTGAAAAAGGGCAATCGACTGTCGATTATGCCGGTGGAGGAGGCCCACTGGCAGGCGATTCTGGCGATGGTTTAA
- a CDS encoding outer membrane beta-barrel protein has translation MKGHLLPLLFCATLATTAHAEKLPYIYLGANYAETEVSDEGLDIDLPMAYGRLGFVVNEMFSLELRYGEGTQDERVFFTVDDDLYYADFEVDKMVGAYLRTGYQLGDYFYPYLMLGRTEGTLRASGNGSATAKEKDISYGVGIDMNLPSTRVQLNIEYMQYIDKGQTEFSGLAIGILGYF, from the coding sequence ATGAAAGGACACCTCCTGCCCCTGCTGTTTTGTGCCACCCTCGCCACCACCGCCCACGCCGAAAAATTGCCCTATATTTACCTGGGTGCAAACTATGCCGAAACGGAGGTCTCGGACGAGGGCCTGGATATCGACCTGCCTATGGCCTACGGTCGACTGGGATTTGTGGTGAACGAAATGTTTTCACTCGAACTGCGTTACGGCGAAGGTACTCAGGACGAGCGCGTGTTCTTCACCGTCGATGATGATCTCTACTACGCCGATTTCGAGGTGGACAAGATGGTCGGCGCCTACCTGAGAACGGGATATCAGCTGGGCGACTATTTCTATCCTTACCTGATGCTGGGCCGTACAGAAGGAACATTACGAGCTTCCGGCAACGGCTCAGCGACCGCCAAAGAAAAAGATATCTCTTACGGTGTCGGCATAGACATGAATTTACCCAGCACCCGGGTGCAGCTAAATATCGAATACATGCAGTATATCGACAAGGGGCAGACAGAATTCTCCGGTCTTGCCATCGGTATCCTCGGCTACTTCTGA
- a CDS encoding DUF938 domain-containing protein: MDKPFSQACENNKGPILERLSGWFDSTQHVLEVGSGTGQHAVHFAAAMPQLQWQCSDQHFNLPGINAWRTEARLSNLPAPIALDVTREWPAQRFDGIYTANTCHIMSWAMVEALFRGIDQTLQRPGTLVIYGPFNYGGQFTSESNARFDAHLRQTHPQQGIRDIEAVNDLAQSIGLTLADDVAMPANNRLLRWCR, translated from the coding sequence ATGGACAAACCTTTTTCCCAAGCCTGCGAAAACAACAAAGGGCCGATTCTGGAAAGGCTCAGCGGATGGTTCGACAGCACCCAGCACGTGCTGGAGGTGGGCAGCGGCACCGGCCAGCACGCTGTGCACTTTGCCGCGGCGATGCCGCAGCTGCAGTGGCAATGCAGCGATCAGCATTTTAATCTGCCCGGCATTAACGCCTGGCGGACTGAGGCCCGATTAAGCAATCTCCCCGCCCCCATTGCGCTGGATGTCACCCGGGAGTGGCCGGCTCAGCGTTTTGACGGCATTTACACCGCCAACACCTGCCACATCATGAGCTGGGCCATGGTCGAAGCGCTGTTTCGCGGCATCGACCAGACCCTGCAGCGGCCTGGCACCCTGGTGATCTACGGCCCCTTCAATTACGGCGGCCAGTTCACCTCGGAAAGTAATGCCCGCTTTGATGCGCATTTGCGCCAGACGCACCCCCAGCAAGGGATTCGGGATATTGAGGCGGTGAACGATCTCGCCCAGTCGATTGGCCTGACCCTGGCCGACGATGTTGCCATGCCTGCCAATAATCGCCTGCTGCGTTGGTGCCGCTGA